One window of Mucilaginibacter inviolabilis genomic DNA carries:
- a CDS encoding non-ribosomal peptide synthetase, with amino-acid sequence MDITYTYDTIPVEFDPFAGPELLNLAHPTESQLEIWTSCLIGSDEANCAYNESFSLSFSGILNQDAMLRALQDLANRHEALRSCFSADGKYICIYKELILEINYRDIADRSTEEQQGFIEDQNKQNALTPFNLVTGPLFKTTLIKLANDKYLLTFIAHHIICDGWSIGIMMQDLGKLYNAYINNELPKLPPAPLFSNYAEEQLAFEQTPEYRNTETYWLQQFNGSDHTLNIPTDLPRPGLRTYKSRRDDFSLDSKLASSLKQLAKNNSSSFVTTLLASFEIFLQRLTGQEEIILGLPAAGQSATGNFGLVGHCVNLLALRSYPKGELSFKSYLKQRTSTILDAYEHQQYTFGSLLKNLNIARDASRIPLVPVMFNIDMGLDDDVKFDGLQHQLISNPREYENFEIFVNISGRDESLTLEWSYNTRLFKSSTIRNMMDDFEFLLKQLVKNPDVLIGHIPLKNSEELINRLNTWNNTLAVYPKDKGLHQLISKQSQKSGDQIAIKFANKSLSYKKLNEKANQLAALLINEGVKKGDKVAFVLDRSEQLVVIMLGIMKTGAIYVPVDPQFPLNRINHMLTDSGAVLLITSKDYKERYQSSAKELLIDNIWPLLNQYPVTDVEIAVNGDDLVYILYTSGSTGLPKGVQIAHHNLINFLYSMQKAPGITAADKLLAVTTVSFDISGLELFLPLISGAQVIIANSAEAKDGRALLDIIRKESVTIMQATPYTWRIMIEAGWDNSTSLKVICGGEALPKELAEKINTRAESLWNIYGPTETTIWSTVKQIKVDDDIITIGRPINNTAIYILDKYLNPLPAGLAGEIYIGGDGVAKGYLNQPALTAEKFIIDPFSNTPGNKMYRTGDMGKFLENGEIECLGRIDSQIKIRGYRIETGEIEYHLVNQYNIKEAVVLAQPDSNGINKLVAYLVVGDEFKAEFEADQIKGWKMALKTGLPDYMVPDNLTIIPAMPLTPNGKIDKKALANKHNKLAESVRLFIAPRTDVEKLVADIWSEFLGIKNIGIYDNFFELGGHSLIAVQVMTRIEKLTGKRLPLATLFENSTVEKLALMLEMDGKSIVWDSLVPIKPSGNKMPLYIVHGAGLNVLLFNTLASGMDADQPVYGLQAKGLNGIDEPLSNIVDIAAHYNAAIMAQNPTGPYALAGYSFGGIIAFEMAKQFEEQGKQVKMLAMFDTYAYRSPYFDPWLTTQIKRGKFFARKLSYNLTFPNGFVNTMVHTGKVTKRGLTKVFWKLFKDEKQEGFFGYANKIDEMNVLAEKHYKLEARNIAIELFRAEDRTFYLDDFEYLGWKPYALKGVNVHQIPGGHNSIFKAPNDKIFASILQNCLNKVAPK; translated from the coding sequence TTGGACATCACTTACACATACGATACCATTCCGGTTGAATTTGATCCTTTTGCCGGACCCGAATTGCTAAATTTGGCTCATCCTACGGAATCACAGCTGGAAATATGGACATCATGCCTTATTGGTAGCGATGAAGCCAACTGTGCTTACAATGAATCTTTTTCGCTATCCTTTTCAGGTATCCTTAATCAGGATGCCATGCTCCGTGCACTTCAGGATCTTGCTAATCGGCATGAGGCACTCCGGTCCTGCTTCAGTGCCGACGGTAAATATATCTGCATTTATAAAGAGTTAATCCTCGAAATCAATTATCGGGATATTGCTGACCGTTCGACCGAAGAACAACAGGGTTTTATTGAAGATCAAAATAAACAAAACGCATTAACGCCTTTTAACCTGGTAACCGGACCTCTTTTTAAAACTACGCTGATTAAGCTAGCCAACGACAAGTATCTTTTAACCTTCATCGCGCATCACATCATTTGTGACGGGTGGTCGATAGGCATTATGATGCAGGATTTGGGTAAACTCTATAATGCGTATATCAATAATGAACTTCCGAAACTACCACCAGCTCCCCTTTTTAGTAATTACGCCGAAGAACAGTTAGCATTTGAGCAAACTCCGGAATATAGAAATACCGAAACTTATTGGCTCCAACAATTCAATGGCAGCGATCATACACTAAACATCCCTACCGATCTGCCGCGCCCTGGCCTACGTACCTACAAAAGTCGTCGTGATGATTTTAGTCTGGACAGTAAGTTGGCTTCCTCGCTCAAGCAGCTGGCTAAAAACAACAGCAGTAGCTTTGTTACCACTTTATTGGCATCATTTGAAATATTTCTGCAACGTTTGACCGGTCAGGAGGAAATCATTTTGGGTTTACCAGCCGCCGGGCAGTCAGCTACAGGCAATTTCGGATTAGTGGGCCATTGTGTTAACCTGCTTGCGCTAAGAAGTTATCCTAAGGGAGAACTTTCATTCAAGAGCTATTTAAAGCAACGTACTTCAACCATTTTAGATGCGTATGAGCATCAACAGTACACTTTTGGAAGCTTGCTCAAAAACTTAAATATTGCCAGAGATGCTTCCCGAATTCCCTTGGTACCAGTAATGTTTAATATTGACATGGGGCTTGACGATGATGTAAAGTTTGACGGCCTGCAGCATCAGTTGATAAGCAACCCACGCGAATATGAAAACTTTGAAATATTTGTAAATATATCTGGCCGGGACGAATCGCTCACGCTGGAATGGTCATACAATACCCGGTTATTCAAATCATCAACCATTCGTAACATGATGGATGATTTTGAATTTTTGTTAAAGCAGTTAGTAAAAAATCCGGATGTACTGATTGGCCATATTCCCCTTAAAAACTCTGAGGAACTTATCAATCGGCTAAATACCTGGAATAACACATTGGCTGTTTATCCAAAAGATAAGGGCCTGCATCAATTAATTAGTAAACAATCACAAAAATCTGGTGATCAGATAGCTATAAAGTTTGCTAATAAATCACTCAGCTACAAAAAATTGAATGAAAAGGCCAATCAACTGGCGGCACTACTCATTAATGAAGGCGTTAAGAAAGGCGACAAAGTAGCATTTGTACTTGATCGTTCGGAACAACTGGTTGTGATCATGTTAGGTATCATGAAAACCGGTGCGATATATGTTCCTGTCGATCCTCAATTTCCTTTAAACCGCATCAATCACATGCTGACCGATTCTGGTGCCGTTTTGCTTATTACATCCAAAGATTATAAAGAACGCTACCAATCATCCGCAAAAGAGTTACTGATCGATAATATATGGCCCCTGCTCAATCAATATCCGGTAACAGATGTCGAAATCGCCGTAAATGGTGATGACCTGGTTTATATACTATATACCTCTGGTTCAACGGGATTGCCCAAGGGTGTACAGATAGCTCATCACAACCTGATTAACTTTTTGTATAGTATGCAAAAAGCACCGGGTATTACCGCAGCAGATAAACTACTGGCAGTAACTACCGTAAGTTTTGACATATCGGGCCTGGAATTATTTTTACCGTTGATCAGCGGCGCTCAAGTAATTATAGCCAATAGTGCAGAAGCTAAAGATGGTCGCGCTTTGCTTGATATCATCAGGAAAGAAAGTGTTACCATAATGCAGGCCACCCCCTATACCTGGCGCATTATGATTGAGGCCGGCTGGGATAATTCGACCTCACTAAAAGTTATTTGTGGCGGCGAAGCATTACCAAAGGAGCTGGCCGAAAAAATAAACACAAGGGCAGAAAGCCTGTGGAATATATACGGTCCTACAGAAACTACCATATGGTCAACTGTAAAACAAATTAAGGTAGATGATGACATTATCACTATTGGTCGCCCTATTAATAATACAGCGATTTATATTTTAGATAAGTATCTGAATCCACTACCCGCTGGATTGGCTGGGGAGATATACATTGGTGGCGATGGTGTTGCCAAGGGTTATCTAAATCAGCCTGCATTAACCGCTGAAAAATTCATTATTGATCCATTTTCCAATACGCCGGGTAATAAAATGTACCGAACCGGGGATATGGGGAAATTCCTGGAAAATGGAGAAATAGAATGTCTTGGTCGTATTGATTCGCAGATAAAAATACGTGGTTACCGGATTGAGACCGGCGAAATCGAGTATCATCTGGTTAATCAATACAATATTAAAGAAGCCGTAGTTTTGGCTCAACCAGATAGCAATGGCATTAATAAGCTGGTTGCTTACCTGGTTGTGGGTGATGAATTCAAAGCCGAATTTGAAGCAGATCAAATAAAGGGCTGGAAAATGGCATTAAAAACAGGGTTGCCCGATTATATGGTACCTGATAACCTGACCATTATTCCAGCCATGCCATTAACCCCTAATGGTAAGATAGATAAAAAAGCGTTGGCTAATAAACATAACAAACTGGCCGAAAGCGTTCGTTTGTTTATTGCTCCCCGAACAGATGTAGAAAAATTGGTAGCTGATATATGGTCGGAATTTCTGGGAATCAAAAACATAGGAATTTACGATAACTTTTTTGAGTTAGGCGGTCATTCACTTATTGCCGTGCAGGTAATGACCCGCATTGAAAAGCTCACAGGTAAGCGCCTGCCCCTTGCTACCCTTTTTGAAAATTCTACGGTTGAAAAACTGGCATTGATGTTAGAGATGGACGGCAAATCTATCGTATGGGATTCGCTGGTACCAATTAAACCCTCGGGTAATAAAATGCCATTATATATTGTACACGGGGCCGGACTTAATGTTTTATTATTCAATACCCTGGCATCAGGCATGGATGCAGATCAACCTGTATATGGCTTGCAGGCTAAGGGACTTAATGGTATTGATGAACCCTTAAGTAATATTGTGGATATAGCGGCGCATTATAATGCAGCTATCATGGCACAAAATCCAACCGGGCCTTACGCGCTTGCTGGTTATTCATTCGGCGGCATTATTGCTTTTGAAATGGCTAAACAATTTGAGGAACAAGGCAAACAGGTAAAAATGCTGGCTATGTTTGATACATACGCTTATCGCTCTCCCTACTTTGATCCATGGCTGACTACGCAGATAAAAAGAGGTAAGTTTTTTGCCCGTAAACTATCGTACAATCTTACATTTCCAAATGGTTTTGTGAATACTATGGTACACACCGGTAAGGTTACTAAACGTGGATTAACCAAAGTATTCTGGAAGCTATTCAAAGACGAAAAGCAGGAAGGTTTTTTTGGTTACGCTAATAAAATTGACGAAATGAACGTACTTGCCGAAAAACATTATAAATTAGAGGCCCGAAATATTGCTATTGAATTATTCAGAGCCGAGGATCGTACTTTTTACCTGGACGATTTTGAATACCTTGGCTGGAAACCGTATGCATTAAAAGGAGTTAACGTTCATCAAATACCAGGTGGGCATAATTCTATTTTTAAAGCACCCAATGATAAAATATTTGCAAGCATATTACAAAACTGCCTAAACAAAGTCGCCCCAAAATAA
- a CDS encoding polyketide synthase has translation MNNNIGKASTEGTDHISLIHQLFGRQLNKTPDATAIVHNGESITYARLNQLSNNLAAVILAQTSVSGIIGVSNHRCIETIISVLAILKAGKAYLPLDADYPKDRLEQIIADSGIDTCLITQAQESFFKELSVNILLSDIIYAEVDSLPAIETAAGAYVLYTSGSTGKPKGVLMGHVALVNLLLWQKDNSTLTTGSRTLQFAPLTFDVSFQEIFSTLTTGGTLVLVNDELRIDPVQLLGYIESNFVNRIFLPFVVLQYLTEAAIANNLVPASLQEIMTAGEQLKITPQIVNFFKALPGCVLYNQYGPTETHVVTQLKLNGDTSLWPFLPTIGSPIYNTDIIILDEELHSLPKGEIGELCVAGTSLAEGYLNKPELTTEKFISWQEKEHQATRIYRTGDLARYLPDGNIEYLGRRDTQVKIRGNRVELGEIEILLNQLENIRQAVVIAEEDATGQKRLLAYLVASGELPNTDKVRQHLEKHLPDFMLPSAYMWLNELPKTTSGKVDRKALPKNNLQRPELSTLYKAPSTSIEKNITSVWSSLLQLDKIGLDDDFFQLGGNSLLALKTIAVLKQQYNYTIAVTKLYQYPTVAGLTSLLSGTNKATSLPIRKKKKDGNTNRDVAIIGMAGRFPGANTIDEFWELLVEGRETISFFGIDELDKSIPSYIKNNPSYVRARGIIDGADEFDAEFFGFNPRSAELMDPQHRVFLEIAWEVLEKTGHLPQKYSGSIGVFAGCGYNTYYDNNVLTNPDILEKTGHFQVRLLNEKDYIATRTAYQLNLQGPAVAVYAACSTSLLAVAQAVNSIRDGHCGVAIAGAASITSPIKSGHLYEEGSIMSSDGHCRPFDAQATGTVFSDGAGVVLLKNLEDALHDGDTIYGVIKGVGINNDGAVKSSFSGPSAQGQAGAIAMAIDDAGVEASTISYIEAHGTATPIGDPIEIEGLNLAFGDQDKKQFCAIGSIKSNMGHLTSASGVAGLIKTVLAIRNKQILPSLFYQHINPNINIEETPFYINTELKPWETNDIRRAGVSSFGVGGTNVHVVVEDFLTEPESAGMDKPWKLLCWSAKTESSLNQYAQKLGKYISQHPFVDLNDVAYTLQTTRVGFNFRRFVLVANNEELLDKLNTFQKETSTFKDLKKDISGVTFMFPGQGSQYPEMGMDLYQNEPVFANAVNECITLLQGTIHENLLQIMYPELPDSELYEKIKQTINAQPAIFILEYAMAKLWMSWGIQPEVLIGHSIGEFVAAHLAGIFSLKDALILISERARLVNGVSKGSMLSVRLPADQLGELLPEGLSIAAINSYKLCVVAGPDKLINKFSDDLSEKGIPSRLLVTSHAFHSSMIDEVIAPFETVVRSIKLNTPVKPLISTVTGNWMTEAEATDPNYWAQHLRKTVRFADGLDTLLEDENRLFLEVGPGNILATLTRQHTTGKNVAIISGFEKTENLNESYSLLKAQGQLWLNGIELNWNAVYQGQNRKTIDLPTYAFDHKQHWLEPATIINKSEAAANAFVQQNTITQTTPMRKDILINKLKKIFEDAAGIEIDAANIGLNFIEIGFDSLSLTQIATNLKKTFNIPVTFRKLFEEYNSLNLLASYLDANLPADVLKPETVTPVTVQQSFTPQPVNNGAANNDLIIGLISQQLQLLTNQLALIQNGGSIQPSASIQIQSHSTPPLTLVKPQPVTYELTPEEQVELKKPFGATARIEKQTLELNDKQAAFLKDLTALYNAKTGTSKAQTQKDRPYMADPRVVSGFRPLTKELVYPLVVNRSKGSRVWDIDGNEYIDALNGFGSNFLGYQTDYLKKAVLEQVEKGYEIGPQHELAGEVCKLITEFTNFDRAALCNTGSEAVLGAMRIARTVTGRSLIVAFSGSYHGINDEVIVRGTKKLKTVPAAPGIMPEVVQNMLILDYGTEESLKIIAERAHELAAVLVEPVQSRRPEFQPISFLKKVREITQQSETVLIFDEVITGFRMHPGGAQSLFGIKADLGTYGKVIGGGMPIGAIAGISKYMDALDGGNWQYGDDSAPEAGVTYFAGTFVRHPLALAAGRTSLLYMKEKGPALQEELNARTKRLADALNTICEQYTIPLYIPYFGSLWKIKFKYELAYGELLFTLMRLKGIHIWDLFPCFLTASHTDEEVNEIISKFGESVAELIEAGFMPSEKTQQASVTQNGLATSPPVAGAKLGRDKDGNPGWFISDENNPGKYLQVKISNN, from the coding sequence ATGAATAATAATATCGGCAAAGCATCGACAGAGGGTACGGATCATATTTCTCTGATACATCAATTATTTGGGCGTCAGCTAAACAAAACACCTGATGCCACAGCCATTGTTCATAACGGCGAAAGTATTACCTATGCACGCTTAAATCAGCTATCAAATAATTTAGCAGCTGTAATTTTAGCGCAAACTTCAGTTTCAGGAATAATTGGTGTTAGCAACCACCGTTGTATAGAAACCATCATTAGTGTACTAGCCATACTTAAAGCAGGTAAAGCCTACTTACCTCTTGATGCCGATTACCCTAAAGACAGACTCGAGCAAATCATAGCAGACTCCGGCATCGACACTTGCCTAATTACTCAAGCACAGGAATCTTTTTTCAAGGAGTTATCTGTTAATATCCTATTAAGTGATATAATTTACGCTGAAGTAGATTCCTTACCTGCTATCGAAACGGCAGCAGGTGCCTATGTATTATATACCTCCGGATCAACCGGTAAACCCAAAGGCGTGTTGATGGGCCATGTCGCATTAGTAAACCTGTTACTATGGCAAAAGGATAATTCGACTTTAACAACAGGCAGCCGTACTTTACAATTTGCGCCGCTTACTTTTGATGTATCTTTCCAGGAAATTTTTTCTACACTAACCACAGGTGGTACACTGGTACTTGTAAACGACGAACTGCGGATTGACCCGGTTCAATTACTAGGATATATTGAGTCGAATTTCGTAAACCGTATTTTTTTACCGTTTGTAGTATTGCAGTATTTAACAGAAGCTGCTATTGCCAATAATCTTGTCCCCGCTTCCTTACAGGAAATCATGACTGCTGGGGAGCAGTTGAAAATAACCCCACAGATCGTCAATTTTTTTAAGGCATTACCGGGCTGTGTACTATATAATCAATATGGCCCCACAGAAACGCATGTAGTAACACAATTAAAGCTAAACGGAGACACTTCCCTATGGCCATTTTTACCAACCATTGGAAGCCCTATCTATAATACAGACATTATTATACTTGATGAAGAGCTGCATAGTTTGCCTAAAGGTGAAATTGGTGAACTCTGCGTTGCTGGTACCAGTTTGGCGGAAGGTTATTTAAATAAACCAGAGCTAACAACAGAAAAATTCATTAGCTGGCAAGAAAAAGAGCACCAAGCCACCCGCATTTACCGCACCGGCGACCTGGCCCGTTATCTGCCCGATGGCAATATTGAATACCTGGGCAGAAGAGATACCCAGGTTAAGATCAGGGGAAACCGGGTTGAACTTGGCGAAATAGAGATATTACTAAACCAATTGGAAAATATCAGGCAAGCTGTAGTAATTGCAGAGGAAGATGCTACCGGTCAAAAACGGTTATTAGCTTACCTCGTTGCATCTGGTGAATTGCCAAATACAGACAAAGTCCGCCAGCATCTGGAGAAGCATCTGCCCGATTTTATGCTTCCTTCTGCTTATATGTGGTTAAATGAACTACCCAAAACCACCAGTGGTAAAGTGGATCGCAAAGCGTTACCCAAAAACAATTTGCAAAGGCCCGAACTTTCTACATTGTATAAAGCACCATCCACATCAATAGAAAAAAATATCACCTCTGTTTGGTCAAGCCTGCTGCAATTAGATAAGATCGGTTTAGATGATGATTTTTTTCAGCTTGGCGGTAATTCTTTACTGGCTCTAAAAACAATAGCCGTATTAAAGCAACAATATAATTATACCATTGCAGTAACCAAGCTTTACCAATATCCTACCGTAGCTGGTTTAACAAGCTTGTTGAGCGGGACAAATAAGGCTACATCACTCCCTATACGTAAGAAAAAAAAGGATGGTAATACCAATCGGGATGTAGCGATCATAGGTATGGCAGGCAGGTTTCCGGGAGCTAATACAATAGATGAATTTTGGGAGCTATTAGTCGAAGGACGGGAAACAATCAGCTTTTTTGGTATTGATGAATTAGATAAAAGTATTCCATCCTATATTAAAAATAATCCGTCTTATGTAAGGGCTCGGGGTATTATTGATGGAGCCGATGAGTTCGATGCTGAATTTTTTGGTTTCAATCCCCGCTCGGCAGAATTGATGGATCCCCAACACCGCGTGTTTTTAGAAATAGCCTGGGAGGTATTGGAAAAAACCGGGCATCTGCCGCAAAAATATTCGGGTAGTATTGGTGTCTTTGCAGGATGCGGATACAATACCTACTACGACAATAATGTTTTAACCAACCCTGATATACTAGAAAAGACAGGTCATTTTCAGGTACGGTTATTAAATGAAAAAGATTATATAGCTACGCGTACCGCCTATCAGTTAAATTTACAAGGCCCTGCGGTAGCAGTTTATGCAGCTTGCTCTACATCATTATTAGCAGTAGCACAAGCAGTAAACAGTATACGCGATGGGCATTGTGGTGTAGCTATTGCCGGTGCAGCTTCTATCACTTCACCGATAAAAAGCGGGCACCTGTACGAGGAAGGATCGATCATGAGCAGTGATGGTCATTGCCGCCCCTTTGACGCTCAGGCAACAGGTACCGTTTTTAGTGATGGCGCTGGTGTTGTTTTATTAAAAAACCTGGAAGATGCCTTGCACGACGGCGATACCATTTACGGCGTTATAAAAGGTGTTGGTATTAATAATGATGGCGCTGTAAAAAGTAGTTTCAGTGGCCCAAGCGCGCAAGGGCAGGCAGGTGCTATCGCCATGGCTATAGACGATGCGGGAGTCGAGGCCTCTACTATCAGTTACATAGAAGCTCATGGAACAGCCACTCCTATTGGCGATCCTATTGAAATAGAAGGTTTAAATCTTGCTTTTGGTGATCAGGATAAAAAACAGTTTTGTGCTATTGGCTCCATAAAAAGTAATATGGGCCATCTTACATCGGCTTCGGGCGTAGCTGGACTTATCAAAACGGTATTAGCCATTCGCAATAAGCAAATACTACCATCATTATTTTATCAGCACATCAACCCTAATATTAATATTGAGGAAACTCCTTTTTATATAAATACAGAACTAAAACCATGGGAGACTAACGATATCAGGCGTGCCGGTGTAAGTTCATTTGGGGTAGGTGGCACCAATGTTCATGTAGTTGTGGAGGATTTCTTAACTGAGCCAGAATCTGCAGGAATGGACAAGCCCTGGAAACTACTCTGCTGGTCGGCAAAAACTGAAAGTAGCCTTAATCAGTATGCTCAAAAACTGGGCAAATATATTTCACAACACCCATTTGTTGATTTGAATGATGTTGCCTATACCCTGCAAACTACAAGAGTAGGATTTAATTTCCGAAGATTCGTATTGGTTGCCAATAATGAGGAACTGCTGGATAAATTAAACACTTTCCAGAAGGAAACTTCAACTTTTAAAGATCTTAAAAAGGATATCAGTGGTGTTACATTTATGTTTCCGGGGCAAGGCTCGCAGTACCCGGAAATGGGCATGGATCTTTATCAAAATGAGCCTGTTTTTGCTAATGCGGTAAACGAGTGTATAACCCTATTACAAGGCACTATCCACGAAAACCTGTTACAAATCATGTATCCCGAATTACCGGATAGTGAGTTGTACGAAAAAATAAAACAGACCATAAATGCCCAACCTGCCATATTCATATTGGAATATGCTATGGCCAAATTATGGATGAGTTGGGGTATACAACCCGAAGTATTAATTGGTCATAGTATTGGTGAATTTGTGGCTGCGCATTTAGCAGGGATATTTAGTCTTAAAGATGCGTTGATATTGATATCTGAAAGGGCAAGGTTAGTAAACGGCGTATCGAAAGGCAGTATGTTATCTGTAAGATTGCCAGCTGATCAACTCGGTGAGCTATTGCCAGAAGGCTTATCTATAGCTGCCATTAACAGCTATAAATTATGCGTTGTAGCAGGACCGGATAAGCTGATCAATAAATTTTCTGATGATTTATCTGAAAAAGGTATTCCAAGTCGTTTATTGGTAACCAGCCATGCCTTCCATTCATCCATGATAGATGAGGTTATTGCCCCATTTGAAACAGTAGTAAGATCAATAAAATTAAATACACCTGTAAAACCATTGATATCTACCGTTACTGGTAACTGGATGACTGAGGCAGAAGCTACGGATCCAAATTATTGGGCGCAACATCTGCGCAAAACTGTTCGCTTTGCCGATGGTTTAGATACTTTATTAGAAGATGAAAACAGGCTTTTCCTGGAAGTTGGCCCGGGAAATATATTAGCTACATTAACCCGTCAGCATACTACAGGCAAAAATGTTGCTATCATATCAGGATTTGAAAAAACAGAAAACTTAAACGAAAGTTATTCTTTACTTAAAGCTCAGGGGCAGCTTTGGTTAAACGGAATAGAACTCAACTGGAACGCTGTTTATCAAGGTCAAAACAGAAAAACGATTGATCTGCCAACTTATGCATTTGATCATAAACAACACTGGCTTGAACCAGCTACTATTATCAACAAATCTGAAGCAGCAGCCAATGCTTTTGTACAACAAAACACTATCACACAAACTACACCGATGAGAAAAGATATTTTGATTAATAAACTAAAAAAAATATTTGAAGATGCGGCAGGTATCGAAATCGACGCGGCCAATATCGGATTGAATTTTATTGAAATAGGATTTGATTCTCTTTCACTAACACAAATTGCAACTAATCTTAAAAAAACATTTAATATACCTGTTACTTTCAGAAAGCTATTTGAGGAGTATAACAGTTTAAACTTGCTGGCATCATATCTCGATGCAAATTTGCCTGCCGATGTGTTGAAACCAGAAACTGTTACTCCTGTGACTGTACAACAATCATTTACTCCACAACCAGTAAATAATGGCGCAGCAAATAACGATCTGATTATTGGGTTGATATCACAGCAACTACAGTTGCTTACCAATCAATTGGCACTTATACAAAACGGTGGTAGTATCCAACCATCTGCTTCTATTCAAATTCAAAGTCATAGTACACCTCCCCTAACTCTTGTAAAACCACAGCCGGTAACGTATGAACTTACCCCCGAAGAACAGGTAGAGTTAAAAAAACCTTTTGGTGCAACCGCACGCATTGAGAAACAAACACTGGAACTAAATGATAAGCAGGCCGCGTTTTTAAAAGATCTCACTGCCCTGTACAATGCCAAAACGGGAACCAGCAAAGCTCAAACACAAAAAGACCGTCCATATATGGCCGATCCGCGCGTAGTTAGTGGTTTCAGGCCTTTAACTAAAGAGCTTGTATACCCTTTAGTTGTTAATCGCTCAAAAGGTAGCCGCGTATGGGATATCGACGGCAATGAATATATTGATGCTTTAAATGGTTTTGGGTCAAACTTTTTGGGTTATCAAACAGATTACTTAAAAAAAGCAGTTCTTGAACAAGTTGAAAAAGGTTATGAAATAGGTCCGCAGCATGAATTGGCTGGCGAAGTTTGTAAATTAATTACCGAGTTTACCAATTTTGACCGAGCTGCGCTTTGCAATACGGGCTCTGAAGCGGTACTTGGTGCCATGCGTATAGCACGTACAGTTACAGGGCGTTCGCTTATTGTGGCTTTTAGTGGGTCTTATCATGGCATTAACGACGAGGTTATTGTACGTGGAACCAAAAAATTAAAAACTGTACCAGCCGCACCGGGCATTATGCCCGAAGTAGTGCAAAACATGCTAATACTGGATTATGGCACCGAAGAATCCTTAAAAATAATAGCCGAACGGGCTCATGAACTGGCAGCCGTATTAGTAGAACCTGTGCAAAGTAGAAGACCGGAGTTTCAGCCGATATCTTTTTTAAAGAAAGTACGGGAGATAACCCAACAATCAGAAACCGTTTTAATCTTCGACGAAGTAATTACGGGTTTCCGGATGCATCCGGGTGGCGCCCAATCCTTGTTTGGGATCAAGGCTGATCTTGGTACTTACGGAAAAGTAATTGGTGGCGGGATGCCCATCGGTGCGATAGCAGGCATCAGCAAGTATATGGATGCATTAGATGGCGGTAACTGGCAATATGGTGATGATTCAGCACCAGAAGCTGGTGTCACCTACTTTGCTGGTACATTTGTTCGACATCCGTTAGCATTAGCAGCTGGCCGGACTTCGCTGTTATACATGAAGGAAAAAGGCCCTGCACTTCAGGAAGAGCTTAATGCCCGCACTAAAAGATTAGCAGATGCCTTAAATACTATTTGCGAGCAATATACCATTCCATTGTATATACCGTACTTCGGCTCATTGTGGAAGATAAAATTCAAATACGAACTCGCTTATGGGGAACTACTGTTTACCCTCATGCGCCTAAAAGGTATTCATATCTGGGATCTTTTCCCTTGCTTTTTAACTGCATCGCATACGGACGAAGAGGTAAACGAGATTATTAGCAAATTCGGCGAAAGCGTTGCCGAACTCATAGAAGCTGGATTTATGCCTTCAGAAAAAACACAGCAAGCCAGCGTTACGCAAAATGGATTAGCCACAAGCCCTCCTGTTGCCGGCGCAAAACTTGGACGGGATAAAGATGGAAATCCTGGCTGGTTTATCAGCGATGAAAATAATCCAGGAAAGTATTTACAAGTAAAAATTAGCAACAACTGA